A genomic segment from [Limnothrix rosea] IAM M-220 encodes:
- a CDS encoding tRNA (cytidine(34)-2'-O)-methyltransferase: MPQLVLVHPQIPPNTGNIARTCAATETELHLVGPLGFEISDRTLKRAGLDYWPNVKLTLHPDLEHFLNEHKQRGGRLLGYSVRGQHIYTEYSYHTDDWLLFGSETQGLPLKLLQDCDATLTIPISKKHVRSLNLSVSAAVGLFEARRQLGV; this comes from the coding sequence ATGCCTCAACTTGTGTTGGTTCATCCACAAATCCCCCCCAACACCGGCAATATTGCCCGTACCTGCGCCGCCACCGAAACAGAACTCCACCTTGTGGGCCCCCTCGGCTTTGAAATTAGCGATCGCACCCTCAAGCGCGCAGGCCTAGATTATTGGCCAAACGTCAAACTGACCTTGCATCCAGACCTCGAACATTTCCTCAACGAACACAAACAACGGGGCGGCCGCCTATTAGGGTATAGCGTTCGTGGCCAACATATTTATACCGAGTACAGTTACCACACTGACGACTGGTTACTCTTTGGCAGCGAAACCCAAGGACTCCCCCTAAAACTCCTGCAAGACTGCGATGCAACCCTCACAATTCCTATCAGTAAAAAACACGTACGTAGCCTTAATCTTTCCGTTAGTGCAGCCGTCGGACTTTTCGAAGCACGTCGTCAACTAGGAGTCTGA
- the gshA gene encoding glutamate--cysteine ligase encodes MLLSKGLEIEIYTGTPQGRIVGLSDQIVKQLDGFVREPDSRNVEYTTPPCCSYESLLCAVLQPRLQLRDYLKTLGDYTLIPGSTLSLGDASRFYRSDPNNPYHAYIENTYGTDVVTASVHINIGISDLDLLFRACRLVRLEAPLILALSASSPFLDGKVTGSHSRRWQVFPKTPAHVPLFRSHRHFIDWTNEQLELGTMQNVRHLWSAVRPNGDRRPYSLNRLELRISDLVIHPLQLLSIVAFLEARIQQLINQPHLDPLKSSQLSAARLLELTDENEQLAAQHSLDATLTHWRTGESISAADWINEIYDEVYPMAKKSGFACFLSPLKKILREGNQAQQWLAAYQQGETLPDIIQGAIAAAADHDYELSQYLCEPAALVA; translated from the coding sequence GTGCTGTTATCAAAAGGTTTAGAAATCGAGATCTACACAGGCACACCCCAGGGAAGGATTGTCGGTTTATCGGATCAAATCGTTAAACAGCTAGATGGCTTTGTGCGTGAGCCAGATAGTCGCAATGTGGAATATACAACGCCTCCTTGTTGCTCCTATGAAAGTTTGCTGTGTGCGGTTTTACAACCTCGCTTGCAGTTAAGAGATTATTTGAAAACGTTGGGCGATTACACGCTTATTCCGGGCAGTACTTTGTCTCTGGGTGATGCAAGTCGTTTCTATCGCTCGGATCCGAACAATCCTTATCATGCTTATATCGAAAATACCTATGGCACTGATGTTGTAACTGCTAGTGTTCATATCAATATTGGTATTAGTGATTTGGATTTATTATTTCGGGCTTGTCGGTTGGTGCGTTTAGAGGCTCCTCTGATTTTGGCGCTCAGTGCTTCGTCTCCGTTTCTCGATGGTAAGGTTACGGGCTCCCACTCCCGTCGTTGGCAGGTTTTTCCGAAAACGCCTGCCCATGTGCCTTTATTTCGGAGTCATCGACATTTTATTGATTGGACGAATGAACAGCTTGAGTTGGGGACGATGCAAAATGTTCGCCATTTATGGTCTGCGGTTCGTCCGAACGGCGATCGCCGCCCCTATTCCCTCAACCGTTTGGAATTGCGTATTAGCGATTTAGTCATTCATCCTTTACAGCTACTTTCAATTGTGGCGTTCCTCGAAGCGCGCATCCAACAATTAATTAATCAGCCTCACCTCGACCCACTGAAATCCAGCCAGCTCAGTGCGGCACGCTTACTGGAGTTGACCGACGAGAATGAGCAACTCGCAGCGCAGCACAGCCTTGATGCCACCCTAACCCACTGGCGTACGGGGGAATCAATTAGCGCAGCAGACTGGATTAATGAAATTTACGACGAAGTTTATCCCATGGCTAAAAAATCTGGTTTTGCCTGTTTCCTTAGTCCGCTCAAGAAAATTTTGCGGGAGGGCAATCAAGCCCAACAATGGCTAGCCGCTTACCAACAGGGTGAAACTCTCCCTGATATTATCCAAGGGGCGATCGCCGCTGCCGCCGACCACGATTACGAACTAAGTCAATACCTCTGTGAACCAGCAGCCCTAGTCGCCTAG
- the cobA gene encoding uroporphyrinogen-III C-methyltransferase, with protein MTQASSLVGKVYLVGAGPGDPGLFTLKGKTLLEMADVVVYDALVSEAILLMINPNAERIHAGKRRGRHSLKQEETTRILIEKAKEHAIVVRLKGGDPFVFGRGGEEMADLQAAGIPVEVVPGITSGIAAPAYAGIPLTHRGYSSSATFVTGHESVGKYRPNVNWSAIAQGSETLVIYMGVHNLPQIVPELLAGGLTPETPIALIRWGTRPDQEELLGTLGDISDKIAETGFSAPAIAIIGRVVELHPENQAEAKQVLG; from the coding sequence ATGACTCAAGCATCTAGTCTCGTCGGTAAGGTCTATCTTGTTGGCGCAGGGCCTGGAGACCCTGGTCTGTTTACGCTGAAGGGCAAAACGCTTTTAGAAATGGCGGATGTGGTTGTCTATGACGCTCTTGTGAGTGAGGCGATTTTGTTGATGATCAATCCCAATGCTGAGCGCATTCACGCTGGTAAGCGGCGGGGACGACATTCTCTCAAGCAAGAAGAAACGACTCGAATTTTAATCGAAAAGGCAAAAGAACACGCCATTGTTGTCCGTCTTAAGGGCGGTGATCCCTTTGTTTTTGGGCGGGGCGGCGAGGAAATGGCGGATTTGCAGGCGGCGGGTATTCCGGTGGAGGTTGTGCCGGGTATTACGTCGGGTATTGCGGCTCCTGCCTATGCGGGGATTCCGCTGACTCACCGTGGTTATAGTTCTTCGGCGACTTTTGTGACGGGTCATGAGTCTGTGGGGAAATATCGCCCTAATGTGAATTGGTCGGCGATCGCCCAAGGGTCAGAAACACTCGTTATATATATGGGTGTCCACAATTTGCCGCAGATTGTCCCGGAATTATTGGCGGGTGGCCTAACGCCTGAAACGCCCATTGCGCTAATTCGTTGGGGAACGCGTCCGGATCAAGAGGAATTGCTGGGAACGCTTGGTGATATTAGTGACAAAATTGCGGAAACTGGTTTCTCGGCACCGGCGATCGCCATTATTGGGCGCGTGGTGGAGCTCCATCCTGAGAACCAAGCCGAAGCGAAACAGGTCTTAGGGTAA
- a CDS encoding DUF1824 family protein, translated as MSLSPELAAAIAILKEKSCLETPHIESETERETLRQNIRLVSQEADWENIGICADNAILALESVRQYLAALGYKNNFSADVTEWSDKPVYLKFNTQKMAHYFDDYDGIYRGVLIAIQSETDELQGTYGHFPLDLFAG; from the coding sequence ATGAGTTTGTCCCCTGAACTAGCTGCGGCGATCGCCATCCTTAAGGAAAAAAGCTGTCTAGAAACGCCCCACATTGAGTCTGAAACCGAGCGGGAAACATTACGGCAAAATATTCGGTTGGTTTCGCAGGAAGCAGATTGGGAAAATATTGGTATTTGCGCGGATAATGCCATCCTTGCATTAGAGTCGGTGCGCCAATATCTCGCGGCGTTAGGCTACAAAAATAATTTTTCAGCAGACGTGACCGAGTGGTCAGATAAACCCGTTTATCTAAAATTTAATACCCAGAAAATGGCACATTATTTTGATGATTATGACGGGATATATCGTGGTGTTTTAATTGCGATCCAGTCGGAAACAGATGAGTTACAAGGAACCTATGGTCATTTTCCCCTTGATCTGTTTGCGGGATGA
- a CDS encoding LapA family protein, which translates to MNSRSLTAAVFLLLIGGGSILLLQNSQPLNLVIFNQQLPLTLPLSFWMIFAVIAGIITNLLMQLLLGFEAPKKVDRLNERLENLKQRPPRKPDNRTGRSDWERSRANYDWTDKDVEEEDAETWDIESPPQTPTRPKPPGDRPNPEKIRSNQQKPQRPRPTPDNATERPSRPRRKTSQPPQKKGEGVYDADYRVITPPYSPEEEQSPIPDLDDDGEWI; encoded by the coding sequence ATGAATTCTCGCTCGCTGACTGCTGCTGTATTTTTACTCCTCATTGGTGGGGGATCTATTCTCCTGTTACAAAATAGTCAGCCATTGAATCTAGTGATTTTCAATCAGCAACTGCCACTGACATTACCCCTCAGTTTCTGGATGATTTTCGCGGTGATTGCTGGGATAATTACCAATCTCTTGATGCAACTGTTGCTGGGTTTTGAAGCTCCCAAAAAGGTCGATCGCCTTAACGAAAGACTGGAAAATCTCAAGCAACGTCCGCCTCGCAAACCGGATAATCGCACTGGTCGCTCCGATTGGGAACGCAGTCGTGCAAACTATGATTGGACTGATAAAGATGTGGAGGAAGAAGATGCTGAGACGTGGGACATCGAATCGCCGCCCCAAACCCCAACTCGTCCCAAACCGCCCGGCGATCGCCCCAATCCTGAGAAAATTCGTTCTAATCAGCAAAAACCACAACGGCCTCGCCCAACCCCCGACAACGCCACTGAGCGGCCTTCTCGTCCCCGCCGCAAAACCTCCCAACCGCCGCAGAAAAAAGGTGAAGGGGTTTACGACGCTGATTATCGTGTGATTACGCCGCCCTATAGTCCGGAAGAAGAACAGTCCCCAATCCCAGATTTGGATGATGATGGCGAATGGATTTAG
- a CDS encoding tetratricopeptide repeat protein → MPSSSKKSNAKGKGKFWQKVILFIGGGAFLGTAMLPIIGSLLGGNSTPSEDGTTSQTEIPAAELQALEENLLVVLEREPNNPNALQNLIRVRLELGDLQGVIDPLDKLITLFPEDQVLKDLKVQIEENIVRTNPTVVPVEEGDGLTTESEAMPETPETPDEAESEAEGMPETPETPADE, encoded by the coding sequence ATGCCCTCTTCTTCAAAAAAATCAAACGCTAAAGGCAAAGGAAAATTTTGGCAGAAAGTGATTCTTTTTATCGGTGGTGGTGCATTTTTGGGAACGGCGATGCTGCCAATTATCGGAAGCTTGCTGGGTGGCAATAGTACGCCTAGTGAGGATGGGACAACGTCCCAAACTGAGATCCCTGCGGCAGAACTTCAGGCACTAGAAGAAAATTTGTTGGTGGTGCTGGAACGGGAGCCGAATAATCCGAATGCTCTCCAGAATCTAATCCGGGTTCGGTTGGAATTGGGCGATTTACAAGGGGTGATCGATCCCTTGGATAAGCTTATTACTTTGTTTCCGGAGGATCAGGTTCTGAAGGATCTCAAGGTTCAAATTGAAGAAAATATTGTACGAACGAATCCGACTGTTGTCCCGGTGGAAGAGGGTGATGGTTTAACAACGGAATCTGAGGCAATGCCTGAGACTCCAGAAACTCCTGATGAAGCTGAGAGTGAGGCTGAGGGAATGCCTGAGACCCCAGAAACTCCTGCTGATGAGTAG
- a CDS encoding tetratricopeptide repeat protein, whose amino-acid sequence MPFFSDKTVQQDKKRRKKRQLIFLSLGAGAFIARGAISTGKNIIGGFSQDLSAESAKQELQVNKQLYQKEAGALIVLEREPNNFTALKSLAEARMALKDYEGALEPLEKLLTAFPNNENFLEMRSQIEQNLNLNSTPTENE is encoded by the coding sequence ATGCCATTTTTCTCAGATAAAACTGTTCAGCAAGATAAAAAAAGGCGCAAGAAAAGACAATTAATTTTTCTTTCTTTAGGAGCTGGAGCTTTCATTGCAAGGGGAGCCATTTCCACTGGAAAAAATATTATCGGAGGTTTTAGCCAAGATCTTTCCGCTGAATCGGCAAAACAGGAATTGCAAGTGAATAAACAGCTTTATCAGAAAGAAGCTGGCGCTTTGATTGTGTTGGAACGTGAGCCAAATAATTTCACAGCTCTCAAAAGTTTGGCCGAAGCTCGCATGGCACTCAAAGACTACGAAGGCGCGTTGGAACCCCTTGAAAAGCTTTTAACTGCGTTTCCTAATAATGAAAATTTTTTGGAAATGCGATCGCAGATAGAACAAAATCTGAACCTAAATTCAACACCTACAGAAAATGAATAG
- a CDS encoding murein transglycosylase A — MIGRNWLTVAAIAGCFWAMAGINPVLAQILEKVELEASDYTDLDLWQAESKTQLIESINHSLTYLDTAKSAEDYATLDLPPKFSRDNVRRSLLRFRELVQASNNPNALQQQIQQEFDFYQSVGTDGLGTVDFTAYFEPSYQASPVRTDKFRYPIYRRPSTFDQWELPHPTRAELEGIDGVAPADSPLLGQELVWLPTRLEAYLVQVQGSARLQLPDGKVMTVGFHGSTDYDYVSLGKELINDGVFAPEELSLPKLLDYFETNPEKLSDYIPRNDRFIFFRETFGSPPIGSLNVPVTAHRSIATDKSLMPPGAIALVSTVLPFPTYDGDWIKLDRNFYALDQDTGSAIKGAGRVDIFLGTGVNVQTEAGLVNDEGQLFYLLLKQ, encoded by the coding sequence TTGATAGGACGAAATTGGCTAACGGTGGCGGCGATCGCCGGATGTTTCTGGGCAATGGCTGGGATAAATCCCGTTTTGGCTCAGATATTAGAAAAAGTTGAGCTAGAAGCCAGTGATTATACAGATTTAGACCTTTGGCAGGCCGAGAGTAAAACCCAACTGATTGAGTCCATTAACCACAGTTTGACCTACCTCGACACGGCAAAATCAGCAGAGGATTATGCCACACTCGACTTGCCGCCAAAATTTTCCCGCGATAATGTGCGGCGATCGCTCCTCAGATTTCGAGAATTAGTGCAGGCTAGCAATAATCCCAACGCCTTACAACAGCAGATTCAGCAGGAATTTGATTTCTATCAATCTGTCGGCACAGATGGTTTAGGAACCGTCGACTTTACCGCCTATTTTGAACCGTCTTATCAGGCCAGTCCCGTTCGCACCGACAAGTTTCGCTATCCCATTTACCGCCGACCCTCCACCTTTGACCAATGGGAATTACCTCACCCCACCCGCGCCGAATTAGAAGGCATCGATGGAGTTGCGCCAGCCGATAGCCCATTGCTGGGACAAGAACTCGTTTGGCTACCCACTCGCCTAGAAGCCTATCTAGTACAAGTTCAAGGTTCTGCTCGCCTTCAATTGCCCGATGGCAAAGTTATGACTGTTGGTTTCCATGGCAGCACTGATTATGACTATGTCAGCCTCGGTAAAGAGTTAATTAATGACGGTGTTTTTGCACCCGAAGAATTGAGTTTGCCCAAGCTCCTCGACTACTTTGAAACGAATCCCGAAAAACTTAGCGACTATATTCCCCGCAATGACCGTTTTATTTTCTTCCGCGAAACCTTTGGGTCGCCACCCATCGGTAGCCTCAATGTTCCCGTAACTGCCCACCGTTCCATTGCCACTGATAAATCCCTCATGCCACCGGGGGCGATCGCCCTAGTTTCTACCGTGTTACCTTTCCCGACCTATGACGGTGACTGGATTAAGCTAGATCGAAATTTCTATGCCCTCGACCAAGACACTGGTAGCGCGATTAAAGGCGCAGGTCGCGTCGATATTTTCCTTGGCACAGGTGTAAATGTCCAAACAGAAGCAGGGCTTGTCAATGATGAAGGGCAACTTTTCTATTTGCTCTTGAAACAGTGA
- a CDS encoding Piwi domain-containing protein, which yields MSLTLFAEILPIDVTALPQLFTYQINFTGQADRNQVARKLQYRLLTAFRGYWVWSKSDQKIIADRKISQPQLHNALEQLWQDQNEDLFHRCIDSIQFSQNYLITNQGIADFVSQGLLRHHYARIVAILKQSQQQKNRYSINIVHQIYSWVVHSQPAISLSIKQEIDYGGTLASYLQKNPDIQNIKGLHVLDITKPSFNNAMEIKKVIGRLGEGNTRQRLLSQTRNPAMQEMIKEAPNQEVIVEVGNAGYHYISSALKIRVLNRDYERFGIRERLQIPSDERIKYLKPAMDFVQNLNYLQRAYNSRSNNCFIMPHQSWGHDLDLLFGSNHVIQASQASKKLQTIKNYGEYRKTGKEVISISILNCTGKDYSKNTGDSLNNLYRFRDALKKNFHPDVTKRRLPYKLKLVEQIDLNSKQCSRTEISQVVSKLAVNQPDIVLCLMPKGASYDITDRTLYDDLKQFFLQNNLQSQMIREETLYNFNYKLDNIILGVMAKVGSVPYILANPLEYTDLIVGLDVSRRRKKNNQGTNSVAAMTRIYTNQGELVHYSIRDAVIDGEILPEHILYDLFPAEEFGGKHILIHRDGLFPENERLTLDKIGAEIKARFNYVSVIKSGNPRLYGIRNQQVGKAPKGSIFQISDREAFVVSSEFPDGFKATPQPLRVETFDGFSLQHAVHSVLSLTYLHYGSERSPRLPVSTYYADKISTMASKGIKPRDPDGNLPFWL from the coding sequence ATGAGCCTGACTTTGTTTGCAGAGATTTTGCCCATTGACGTAACCGCATTACCACAGCTTTTCACTTATCAAATCAACTTCACCGGGCAGGCTGATCGCAACCAAGTTGCAAGAAAATTACAATACAGACTCCTAACTGCATTTCGCGGATATTGGGTTTGGAGCAAATCAGACCAAAAAATTATTGCTGATCGAAAAATTTCTCAGCCTCAACTACATAATGCACTGGAGCAGTTATGGCAAGATCAAAATGAAGATCTATTTCATCGATGCATTGACAGTATTCAATTCTCTCAAAACTATTTGATTACAAATCAAGGAATTGCCGATTTTGTATCACAAGGATTACTTCGTCATCATTACGCTCGGATTGTAGCAATATTAAAACAAAGTCAGCAGCAGAAAAATAGATATTCGATCAATATTGTCCATCAAATATATTCGTGGGTTGTCCATAGTCAGCCGGCAATTTCACTATCCATTAAACAAGAAATTGACTATGGTGGCACATTAGCAAGTTATTTACAGAAAAATCCTGATATTCAAAATATCAAAGGATTGCATGTCTTAGATATAACCAAACCTTCCTTTAATAACGCTATGGAAATTAAAAAGGTAATTGGCAGACTGGGAGAAGGAAATACAAGACAAAGATTATTATCTCAAACTAGAAATCCAGCAATGCAGGAAATGATTAAAGAGGCTCCCAATCAAGAAGTCATTGTCGAAGTAGGAAATGCTGGCTACCACTACATTTCCAGCGCTCTTAAAATTAGAGTTTTAAACCGTGATTATGAAAGGTTTGGTATACGAGAACGGTTACAAATACCATCGGATGAACGTATAAAATACCTTAAGCCTGCAATGGATTTTGTGCAGAACTTAAACTATTTACAAAGAGCATATAACTCAAGAAGCAACAATTGTTTCATTATGCCGCATCAAAGCTGGGGACATGACCTTGACTTATTATTTGGAAGCAATCATGTAATTCAAGCTTCACAAGCTAGCAAAAAGCTGCAAACAATTAAAAATTATGGTGAATATAGAAAAACTGGCAAGGAAGTAATCAGCATTTCTATTCTAAACTGTACAGGGAAGGATTACAGCAAAAATACTGGTGACAGTCTAAATAATCTGTATAGATTTCGTGATGCTCTCAAAAAGAATTTTCACCCAGATGTAACGAAAAGAAGACTCCCTTATAAGTTGAAGTTAGTAGAACAAATAGATTTGAACAGTAAACAATGTTCTCGAACAGAAATTTCACAAGTAGTTTCTAAGTTAGCAGTTAATCAGCCTGATATTGTTCTTTGTTTAATGCCCAAAGGTGCATCGTATGATATTACTGACAGAACGTTATACGACGACCTAAAGCAATTTTTCTTGCAGAATAATTTACAGTCTCAAATGATTCGTGAAGAGACTCTTTATAACTTTAATTATAAGCTTGACAATATCATTTTAGGTGTCATGGCAAAAGTTGGCAGCGTGCCTTATATTTTGGCAAATCCGTTGGAATATACGGATTTAATTGTGGGTTTGGATGTGTCTCGTCGTCGCAAGAAAAATAATCAAGGAACTAACAGTGTCGCTGCCATGACTCGTATTTATACTAATCAAGGGGAATTGGTTCACTATAGTATTCGTGACGCTGTAATTGATGGAGAAATTCTGCCGGAACACATTCTTTATGATTTGTTTCCTGCTGAAGAGTTTGGAGGGAAACACATTCTTATTCATCGTGATGGCTTGTTTCCTGAAAATGAGCGGTTAACACTAGATAAAATTGGCGCTGAAATCAAAGCAAGGTTCAATTATGTGTCTGTTATTAAGAGTGGTAATCCGAGACTATATGGCATACGTAATCAGCAAGTGGGGAAAGCACCAAAAGGAAGCATTTTTCAAATATCAGATAGAGAAGCATTTGTTGTTAGTTCTGAATTTCCTGATGGTTTTAAAGCGACGCCTCAACCTCTTCGGGTAGAAACATTTGATGGTTTTTCTTTACAGCACGCTGTGCATTCGGTGTTGTCATTGACTTATTTGCATTATGGTTCTGAGCGATCGCCTCGATTGCCTGTCAGTACTTACTATGCGGACAAAATTTCCACAATGGCTTCTAAAGGAATTAAGCCTCGTGATCCAGATGGTAATTTACCGTTTTGGCTGTAG
- a CDS encoding pentapeptide repeat-containing protein produces MVLCLFVGSPAYASSPAATSRSAIDSEDFANENFAGESFQGAEFTEVNFRNADLSETDLRGAVFNSCQLQNADLHGANMTNGIAYLTKFTDADLSGAIFEEAILLRSTFDGANIDGADFSFAVLDGTQQKKLCAAATGVNPVTGIATADSLGC; encoded by the coding sequence ATGGTGTTATGTTTATTTGTTGGATCTCCTGCCTATGCATCGAGTCCAGCGGCGACTTCGCGTTCGGCGATCGATAGTGAAGATTTTGCTAATGAAAATTTTGCTGGGGAAAGTTTCCAGGGGGCTGAATTTACTGAGGTGAATTTTCGTAATGCGGATTTAAGTGAGACGGATTTGCGAGGGGCTGTTTTTAATAGTTGTCAGCTACAAAATGCTGATTTACATGGCGCAAATATGACTAATGGTATTGCCTATCTGACGAAGTTTACTGACGCTGATTTGTCTGGTGCTATTTTCGAGGAGGCTATTCTCCTGCGTTCGACCTTCGATGGTGCAAATATTGATGGCGCTGATTTTAGTTTTGCGGTTCTTGATGGTACTCAGCAAAAGAAACTTTGTGCGGCGGCGACTGGGGTGAATCCTGTGACTGGTATTGCGACAGCGGATTCTCTCGGTTGCTAG
- the trpD gene encoding anthranilate phosphoribosyltransferase, translating to MTTTNWTDFLTQLIEGISLDQEQARTLMTGWLNEEISPILSGAILAAIQTKGVSADELTGMARVLKSQSLQQETLNHNQPVVDTCGTGGDGSSTFNISTAVAFVTAAAGVKVAKHGNRSASSKVGSADVLEALGVDLGAPSEKVAAALNEVGITFLFARGWHPAMKAVAPIRQEMKIRTVFNLLGPLVNPLQPTGQIIGVYDPKFIERMAIALQQLGTTKAMVLHGREKLDEAGLGDLTDLTAVNGNDVKTITLDPKELGLTSVPLADLKGGDIPVNQEILTNVLQGKATKAQTDVVALNASLALQVAGSVEWGNHAAGIAKAKEVIASGAAWDKLQALVSFLKA from the coding sequence ATGACAACAACCAATTGGACAGACTTTCTTACACAGCTCATCGAAGGGATTTCCCTCGACCAAGAGCAAGCACGTACTTTGATGACAGGCTGGCTCAACGAAGAGATTTCACCGATTTTGTCGGGGGCAATTTTAGCGGCGATCCAAACGAAAGGAGTTTCGGCAGACGAGCTAACAGGGATGGCGAGGGTTTTAAAATCTCAATCGCTACAACAGGAAACGCTCAATCATAATCAGCCCGTTGTGGATACCTGCGGTACGGGTGGTGATGGTTCTTCGACCTTTAATATCTCCACGGCTGTGGCCTTTGTCACGGCTGCGGCAGGGGTAAAAGTCGCGAAACACGGTAATCGTTCGGCTTCAAGTAAGGTTGGTTCGGCGGATGTGTTGGAAGCTTTAGGTGTGGATTTGGGTGCGCCTAGCGAAAAAGTGGCTGCGGCTCTAAATGAAGTAGGTATTACGTTCCTATTTGCGCGGGGCTGGCATCCAGCCATGAAGGCAGTGGCTCCGATTCGTCAGGAAATGAAAATCCGCACAGTGTTTAATTTGCTTGGCCCTTTGGTGAATCCGCTGCAACCCACTGGGCAAATTATTGGTGTCTATGATCCGAAATTTATCGAACGGATGGCGATCGCCCTCCAGCAGCTAGGCACAACAAAAGCAATGGTGCTCCATGGTCGCGAGAAACTTGATGAAGCAGGCTTAGGCGATTTAACAGATTTGACGGCGGTGAATGGCAATGACGTAAAAACCATCACCCTCGATCCCAAAGAATTAGGTTTAACCTCTGTTCCCCTCGCAGACTTGAAAGGTGGCGATATTCCTGTTAACCAAGAAATTCTTACTAACGTCCTCCAAGGTAAAGCGACAAAAGCCCAAACCGATGTGGTGGCGCTTAATGCATCCCTTGCCCTTCAGGTTGCGGGTTCCGTTGAATGGGGAAATCATGCCGCAGGTATCGCCAAAGCAAAAGAAGTCATTGCCAGTGGCGCAGCGTGGGACAAACTTCAGGCTCTTGTGAGTTTTCTAAAAGCGTAG